Proteins co-encoded in one Salarias fasciatus chromosome 4, fSalaFa1.1, whole genome shotgun sequence genomic window:
- the kat8 gene encoding histone acetyltransferase KAT8, whose protein sequence is MTGGADYHKSYAGSRKDSDPGMDLDMDHGHMESERGDLDSSIPATCSSNGSGGEEDEAEAPSRPREARGSGSQRSRDGGGMLGCREQEVSVEIGETYLCQRADKTWHTAEVIQSRLNEQEGRQEFYVHYVGFNRRLDEWVGKSRLALTKTVKDAVRKSTEIGGLGDLGDQPERKITRNQKRKHDEINHVQKTYAEMDPTTAALEKEHEAITKVKYVDKIQIGNFEIDAWYFSPFPEDYGKQPKLWICEYCLKYMKYEKTFRHHLSHCQWKQPPGKEIYRRSNISVYEVDGRDHKIYSQNLCLLAKLFLDHKTLYFDVEPFIFYILTEVNRHGAHIVGYFSKEKESPDGNNVACILTLPPYQRRGYGKFLIAFSYELSKLESTVGSPEKPLSDLGKLSYRSYWSWVLLEILRDFRGTLSIKDLSQMTSITQSDIISTLQSLNMVKYWKGQHVICVTPKLVEEHLKSAQYKKPPITVDTMCLKWAPPKTKQVKLSKK, encoded by the exons ATGACTGGCGGGGCCGACTACCACAAGAGCTACGCCGGCAGCAGGAAGGACTCCGACCCCGGCATGGACCTGGACATGGACCACGGTCACATGGAGAGCGAGCGCGGGGATCTGGACAGCAGCATCCCGGCGACGTGCTCCTCCAACGGCAGCGGcggggaggaggacgaggcggagGCCCCCAGCCGGCCCAGAGAAGCCCGGGGCTCGGGTAGCCAGCGCTCCCGGGACGGAGGCGGAATGCTCGgctgcagggagcaggaggTGTCGGTGGAGATCGGGGAAACGTATTTATGTCAAAGGGCTGACAAGACGTGGC ACACGGCAGAAGTGATCCAGTCCAGGCTAAACGAGCAGGAAGGCCGGCAGGAGTTTTATGTTCACTATGTGGGAT TTAACAGGCGTCTGGATGAGTGGGTGGGCAAATCCCGCCTGGCTCTGACCAAGACGGTGAAGGACGCGGTGAGGAAGAGCACGGAGATCGGAGGCCTGGGAGATCTGGGCGATCAACCGGAGAGGAAGATCACCCGAAACCAGAAGCGCAAACACGATGAGATCAACCATGTGCAGAAG ACGTACGCAGAGATGGACCCGACCACGGCGGCGCTGGAGAAGGAGCACGAGGCG ATCACTAAAGTCAAATACGTGGATAAGATCCAGATCGGGAACTTTGAGATCGACGCCTGGTACTTCTCTCCGTTCCCAGAGGACTACGGGAAGCAGCCCAAGCTGTGGATCTGCGAGTACTGCCTGAAGTACATGAAGTACGAGAAGACGTTCCGGCACCACCTG TCGCACTGCCAGTGGAAGCAGCCTCCAGGGAAAGAGATCTACAGGCGGAGCAACATCTCGGTGTACGAGGTGGACGGACGGGACCACAAG ATCTACAGCCAGAACCTGTGTCTGCTGGCCAAGCTGTTCCTGGACCACAAGACGCTGTACTTCGACGTGGAGCCGTTCATCTTCTACATCCTGACGGAGGTCAACCGGCACGGCGCGCACATCGTGGGCTACTTCTCCAAG GAGAAGGAGTCTCCGGACGGGAACAACGTGGCGTGCATCCTCACCCTGCCGCCGTACCAGCGCCGCGGCTACGGCAAGTTCCTCATCGCCTTCA gcTACGAGCTGTCGAAGCTGGAGAGCACGGTGGGCTCTCCGGAGAAGCCGCTGTCCGACCTGGGGAAGCTGAGCTACAGGAGCTACTGGTCCTGGGTCCTGCTGGAGATCCTGCGAGACTTCAGGGGAACGCTGTCCATCAAAGACCTCAg CCAGATGACCAGCATCACGCAGAGCGACATCATCAGCACGCTGCAGTCGCTCAACATGGTGAAGTACTGGAAGGGCCAGCACGTCATCTGCGTCACGCCCAAGCTGGTGGAGGAGCACCTGAAGAGCGCCCAGTACAAGAAGCCGCCCATCAcag TGGACACCATGTGTCTGAAGTGGGCGCCGCCCAAAACCAAGCAGGTCAAACTGTCCAAGAAGTGA